The following are from one region of the Strix aluco isolate bStrAlu1 chromosome 30, bStrAlu1.hap1, whole genome shotgun sequence genome:
- the LOC141916727 gene encoding feather beta keratin-like, whose translation MSCYDLCRPCGPTPLANSCNEPCVRQCQDSRVVIQPSPVVVTLPGPILSSFPQNTAVGSTTSAAVGNILSEEGVPINSGGFGLSGLGGRYCGRRCLPC comes from the coding sequence atgtcctgctACGATCTGTGCCGTCCCTGTGGCCCAACCccacttgccaacagctgcaacgagccctgtgtcaggcagtgccaggactcccgcGTGGTGATCCAGCCCtctcccgtggtggtgaccctgcccggacccatcctcagctccttcccccagaacaCCGCCGTGGGGtccaccacctctgctgctgTTGGCAACATCCTGAGTGAGgagggagtgcccatcaactccgggggctttggcctctctggccttggtggccgttactgtggcagaaggtgcctgcCCTGCTAG
- the LOC141916718 gene encoding feather beta keratin-like → MSCYDLCRPCGPTPLANSCNEPCVRQCQDSRVVIQPSPVVVTLPGPILSSFPQNTAVGSTTSAAVGNILSEEGVPINSGGFGLSGLGGRYCGRRCLPC, encoded by the coding sequence atgtcctgctACGATCTGTGCCGTCCCTGTGGCCCAACCccacttgccaacagctgcaacgagccctgcgtcaggcagtgccaggactcccgcGTGGTGATCCAGCCCtctcccgtggtggtgaccctgcccggacccatcctcagctccttcccccagaacaCCGCCGTGGGATCCACCACCTCCGCTGCTGTTGGAAACATCCTGAGTGAGgagggagtgcccatcaactccgggggctttggcctctctggccttggtggccgttactgtggcagaaggtgcctgcCCTGCTAG
- the LOC141916692 gene encoding feather beta keratin-like: MSCYDLCRPCGPTPLANSCNEPCVRQCQDSRVVIQPSPVVVTLPGPILSSFPQNTAVGSTTSAAVGNILSEEGVPINSGGFGLSGLGGRYCGRRCLPC, encoded by the coding sequence atgtcctgctACGATCTGTGCCGTCCCTGTGGCCCAACCccacttgccaacagctgcaacgagccctgtgtcaggcagtgccaggactcccgcGTGGTGATCCAGCCCtctcccgtggtggtgaccctgcccggacccatcctcagctccttcccccagaacaCCGCCGTGGGATCCACCACCTCCGCTGCTGTTGGAAACATCCTGAGTGAGgagggagtgcccatcaactccgggggctttggcctctctggccttggtggccgttactgtggcagaaggtgcctgcCCTGCTAG
- the LOC141916688 gene encoding feather beta keratin-like, which translates to MSCYDLCRPCGPTPLANSCNEPCVRQCQDSRVVIQPSPVVVTLPGPILSSFPQNTAVGSTTSAAVGNILSEEGVPINSGGFGLSGLGGRYCGRRCLPC; encoded by the coding sequence atgtcctgctACGATCTGTGCCGTCCCTGTGGCCCAACCccacttgccaacagctgcaacgagccctgtgtcaggcagtgccaggactcccgcGTGGTGATCCAGCCCtctcccgtggtggtgaccctgcccggacccatcctcagctccttcccccagaacaCCGCCGTGGGATCCACCACCTCCGCTGCTGTTGGAAACATCCTGAGTGAGgagggagtgcccatcaactccgggggctttggcctctctggccttggtggccgttactgtggcagaaggtgcctgcCCTGCTAA